In Hyphomicrobiales bacterium, the following are encoded in one genomic region:
- a CDS encoding succinoglycan biosynthesis protein, with protein sequence MRFVIAALAMLVAIGSASALEMRGKASIIDGDTLEIGRQSIRLHGIDTPEVGQKCQTSTGKKWRCDQDAMDRLQSLIHGEIICTGTEYDDYDRLLAHCLSADGTDINRVLVAEGYAWAFVRYSRDYVAEEEAARSAGLGIWQGDTQPAWEYRADKWKVAKQKAPDGCPIKGNISKHGQIYHPPWSPWYSRTEISPEKGERWFCSEREALDAGWRAPKWR encoded by the coding sequence ATGCGGTTTGTGATTGCGGCTTTGGCGATGCTGGTGGCTATCGGTTCCGCCTCGGCACTAGAGATGCGCGGCAAAGCGTCCATCATTGATGGCGATACGCTGGAGATCGGGCGGCAGTCTATTCGCCTTCACGGTATCGATACCCCGGAGGTTGGCCAGAAGTGCCAGACCTCGACCGGAAAGAAGTGGCGTTGCGATCAGGACGCCATGGACCGCCTTCAATCGCTTATCCATGGCGAGATCATCTGCACCGGTACGGAGTACGACGACTACGACCGTTTGCTCGCTCACTGCCTTTCTGCGGACGGTACCGATATCAATCGTGTTCTGGTCGCTGAAGGCTACGCATGGGCCTTTGTCAGGTATAGCCGCGACTACGTTGCCGAGGAGGAAGCCGCTCGCTCGGCTGGTCTCGGTATCTGGCAAGGCGATACCCAACCCGCATGGGAGTATCGCGCCGACAAGTGGAAGGTGGCCAAACAGAAGGCTCCAGACGGATGCCCGATCAAGGGCAATATCTCGAAGCATGGCCAAATCTACCACCCACCATGGTCTCCTTGGTACAGTCGCACCGAGATCAGCCCCGAGAAGGGCGAACGTTGGTTCTGTTCCGAGAGAGAGGCGTTGGACGCCGGATGGCGTGCGCCGAAGTGGCGATGA
- a CDS encoding BRO domain-containing protein: MTTSTSLRTFNYLTNAIRVVDIDGKPWFVAADVCRALGLLNASRATSPLGEHEKGLQVLNTPGGQQSMTVIAESGLYKLVLRAHRSNPAAAEFQDWVTRDVLPAIRKDGAYVMGEEKVVSGEMNEDERAVSDRGLDRSG; encoded by the coding sequence ATGACCACCTCTACCTCTCTTCGCACTTTCAACTACCTGACCAATGCCATCCGCGTGGTCGACATCGACGGCAAGCCGTGGTTCGTCGCGGCTGACGTCTGCCGGGCTCTCGGCCTGCTGAATGCTTCTCGTGCCACCTCTCCGCTTGGGGAGCACGAAAAGGGGCTTCAAGTTTTGAACACCCCCGGTGGACAGCAGTCGATGACCGTCATCGCCGAGTCCGGTCTCTACAAGCTCGTCCTGCGTGCCCACCGGTCCAACCCGGCAGCCGCTGAGTTTCAGGACTGGGTCACCCGTGACGTTCTCCCGGCCATCCGCAAGGACGGTGCCTATGTGATGGGCGAGGAGAAGGTGGTGAGTGGCGAGATGAATGAGGACGAGCGAGCCGTGAGCGACAGGGGCTTGGACCGTTCTGGTTAG